A DNA window from Lachancea thermotolerans CBS 6340 chromosome G complete sequence contains the following coding sequences:
- the SNF1 gene encoding AMP-activated serine/threonine-protein kinase catalytic subunit SNF1 (similar to uniprot|P06782 Saccharomyces cerevisiae YDR477W SNF1 Protein serine/threonine kinase required for release from glucose repression invertase expression sporulation and for expression of catabolite- repressed genes when glucose is limiting regulates Adr1p- dependent transcription primarily at the level of chromatin binding), translating to MSSHSTGYAHHSTHHHHHSSHGQDQRIGKYQIIKTLGEGSFGKVKLAYHVTTGQKVALKIINKKVLAKSDMQGRIEREISYLRLLRHPHIIKLYDVIKSKDEIVMVIEYAGNELFDYIVQRDKMSEREARRFFQQIISAVEYCHRHKIVHRDLKPENLLLDEHLNVKIADFGLSNIMTDGNFLKTSCGSPNYAAPEVISGKLYAGPEVDVWSSGVILYVMLCRRLPFDDESIPILFKNISNGIYTLPKFLSPGAANLIKRMLIVNPLNRITIHEIMEDEWFKVDIQPYLIPPDLKSETDEHRQEGEHPDGGEEGEEVDDSLVTMLSKTMGYDRDEIYEALESEEDNPALKEIRDAYLLIKENKSLIDDLKSNKDQSNELDTFLSQSPPTYDQRPHRSSSSSGPSSSRNHRHMRKSQQRTYQSPFVDQQKDEDSTIAILPSSLPQIHRANMLAEGSPAATKISPLSTKKSKTRWHFGIRSRSYPLDVMGEIYIALKNLGAQWAKPSEDDLWTIRVRWKYDMRQPTNEKIPDLMKMVIQLFQIEANNYLVDFKFDGWESSYGEFTPAANEDEMSTFSAYPFLHLTTKLIMELAVNSQGG from the coding sequence ATGTCTAGTCATTCCACAGGATATGCGCACCACAGTACTCACCATCATCACCATAGTTCACATGGGCAGGACCAAAGAATTGGTAAGTACCAGATTATCAAGACCCTTGGTGAAGGTTCGTTTGGTAAGGTGAAGCTTGCTTACCATGTCACCACGGGCCAGAAGGTGGCGCTGaaaatcatcaacaagaaggtGCTTGCAAAGAGCGACATGCAGGGTAGAATCGAGCGTGAGATCTCCTACCTGCGCCTGTTAAGGCATCCGCACATCATTAAGCTTTACGACGTAATAAAATCGAAGGACGAGATCGTGATGGTCATTGAGTATGCCGGGAACGAGCTGTTTGACTATATTGTGCAGCGCGACAAGATGAGCGAGAGAGAGGCCCGCCGGTTCTTCCAGCAGATCATCAGCGCCGTGGAGTACTGTCACAGACACAAGATTGTCCACCGAGATCTGAAGCCCGAGAACTTGCTTTTGGACGAGCACCTGAACGTTAAAATCGCCGACTTTGGGCTTTCTAACATTATGACCGACGGAAACTTCCTGAAGACGTCCTGCGGGTCGCCCAATTACGCTGCCCCTGAGGTTATCAGTGGTAAGCTCTACGCTGGACCGGAGGTGGATGTCTGGTCCTCCGGCGTTATACTCTACGTGATGCTTTGCCGCCGCTTGCCCTTCGACGACGAAAGCATTCCAATCTTGTTCAAGAATATAAGCAATGGTATCTACACCTTGCCCAAGTTTTTATCGCCGGGAGCCGCTAACCTGATCAAGAGGATGCTGATTGTCAACCCGCTCAACAGAATTACCATCCATGAGATAATGGAAGACGAGTGGTTCAAGGTCGACATACAGCCCTACTTGATACCTCCGGACTTGAAGTCGGAGACCGACGAGCATCGTCAAGAGGGTGAACATCCTGACGGGGGCGAGGAAGGAGAGGAAGTCGACGACTCGCTGGTAACCATGctgtcaaaaacaatggGTTACGACCGAGACGAAATCTACGAGGCGCTGGAGTCCGAAGAAGATAATccagctttgaaagaaattcGAGACGCATACCTTCTGATTAAGGAGAACAAGTCGTTAATCGACGACCTCAAGAGTAATAAGGACCAAAGCAACGAGCTCGACACCTTTCTGTCGCAATCGCCTCCAACCTACGACCAGAGGCCCCATCgctcttcatcatcttccGGCCCCTCTAGCTCTCGCAATCATCGCCACATGAGGAAAAGTCAGCAACGCACATACCAGTCTCCTTTTGTTgaccaacaaaaagacgaaGATAGTACTATTGCGATTCTGCCTAGTTCCTTGCCACAAATACACAGGGCCAATATGCTTGCTGAAGGCTCCCCTGCGGCAACCAAAATATCGCCTCTCAGCACCAAAAAGTCCAAGACAAGATGGCACTTTGGCATCAGATCCCGCTCTTATCCGCTGGACGTCATGGGTGAGATCTAcattgctttgaaaaacttgggAGCACAGTGGGCAAAGCCCTCTGAGGACGACCTGTGGACAATTCGGGTTAGGTGGAAGTACGACATGCGTCAACCGACGAACGAAAAAATCCCAGACCTAATGAAGATGGTCATCCAGCTATTTCAAATCGAAGCCAACAACTATCTTGTAGACTTCAAGTTCGACGGCTGGGAAAGCAGCTACGGGGAATTTACTCCTGCCGCAAACGAGGATGAAATGAGCACATTCTCCGCGTACCCTTTCTTGCATTTAACAACCAAGCTAATCATGGAATTGGCCGTCAACAGTCAAGGGGGATGA
- a CDS encoding aldo-keto reductase superfamily protein (highly similar to uniprot|P47137 Saccharomyces cerevisiae YJR096W) yields MSSTSVPRAYKLSSGYVLPSLGLGTYDIPRAETAEVVYQALKAGYRHLDTAVLYGNEREVGEGVEKWLKEDPKNHRRHDVFYTTKLWNSQNGYSNAKRAIQECLDKVRPLGYIDMLLIHSPLSGTRRRLETYKAMQEAVDAGIVRSIGVSNYGKHHIDELLAWEELKHKPVVNQIEISPWVMRQDLADYCKSKGLVVEAFSPLTHGYKIKHPNVVRVAEEVGRNTGQVLIRWSLQHGYVPLPKSRSVERLKGNLEVYDFELSPEQITFLDQPQAYEPTDWECTNEP; encoded by the coding sequence ATGTCTTCCACCAGCGTACCAAGAGCATACAAACTTTCCAGCGGATACGTGCTGCCCAGCCTCGGGCTCGGCACGTACGACATCCCCAGAGCAGAGACCGCAGAAGTGGTCTATCAGGCGCTCAAGGCCGGCTACCGGCACCTCGACACCGCGGTGCTGTACGGAAACGAGCGCGAGGTCGGAGAAGGCGTTGAGAAGTGGCTCAAAGAGGACCCCAAGAACCACCGCCGCCACGACGTGTTCTACACGACCAAGCTGTGGAACTCGCAGAACGGGTACTCCAACGCCAAGCGCGCGATCCAGGAGTGCCTCGACAAGGTGCGTCCCCTCGGATACATCGACATGCTGCTGATCCACTCGCCGCTCAGCGGCACGCGCCGCCGTCTCGAGACCTACAAAGCCATGCAGGAGGCCGTCGACGCGGGCATCGTGCGCTCCATCGGCGTGTCCAACTACGGCAAGCATCACATCGACGAGCTGCTCGCGTGggaagagctcaagcacAAGCCCGTGGTCAACCAGATCGAGATCTCGCCCTGGGTCATGCGCCAGGACCTGGCCGACTACTGCAAGTCCAAGGGACTGGTGGTCGAGGCCTTCTCGCCGCTCACGCACGGCTACAAGATCAAGCACCCCAACGTCGTGCGCGTCGCCGAGGAGGTCGGCCGCAACACGGGCCAGGTGCTGATCCGCTGGTCGCTGCAGCACGGCTACGTGCCGTTGCCCAAGTCGCGCTCTGTGGAGCGGTTGAAGGGCAATCTTGAGGTCTACGACTTCGAGCTTAGCCCCGAGCAGATCACCTTCCTGGACCAGCCCCAGGCCTACGAGCCCACGGACTGGGAGTGCACCAACGAGCCATGA
- the HST3 gene encoding NAD-dependent histone deacetylase HST3 (similar to uniprot|P53687 Saccharomyces cerevisiae YOR025W HST3 Member of the Sir2 family of NAD()-dependent protein deacetylases involved along with Hst4p in telomeric silencing cell cycle progression radiation resistance genomic stability and short-chain fatty acid metabolism) — protein sequence MPCLILSQESFDEKVPSSLSKRVANRPDLKTSKLRHLSITEPSEKDKELLKQVNKQISKSRKILVLTGAGISCNAGIPDFRSSSGCYELVKQEYPDAAIRSGQEMFDISLFREEQKICIFATFMEKLYSSARVAQPTRTHRFIAHLKNRGKLLRCYTQNIDGLEENLGLEMSSERDCDTSMANQWRNLDVVQLHGDLNRLSCTQCFKTFNWNRGLSRCLRSGQLPSCPRCEDSSTQRSLMGKRNTGSIGLLRPNIVLYGENHPSCEFITQGLNLDIARGRPDLFFIMGTSLKVDGVKKLVRNFSKQVHDRNGLVVLINKTRIGDCNWHGIIDYQILSDCDAWVDHLKEDIPEFFKTQQQVEKARQLKRENSILRKRQREERKLTPPSTPSRKKATAQKSVKSEIHKSNDGASTPEDSCPTLFTKGERTSQESVLLKLQIEDQKSEPLSLLDASSLPSLGGDNSMSNHTDTTIEDDPTDIDEDLPISSYSTLSRKQTV from the coding sequence ATGCCCTGTCTGATACTGAGCCAGGAGTCGTTCGACGAGAAGGTGCCGTCCTCTCTGAGCAAGCGAGTTGCAAACAGACCTGACCTGAAAACATCGAAACTGAGGCACCTATCGATTACTGAGccttcagaaaaagacaaagaacTGCTGAAGCAGGTCAACAAGCAAATAAGCAAATCCAGGAAGATCTTGGTTCTCACAGGAGCAGGCATTTCATGCAATGCAGGGATTCCAGACTTTCGGTCGTCTAGCGGGTGCTACGAGCTCGTAAAACAAGAATACCCTGACGCCGCTATAAGGTCTGGTCAGGAAATGTTTGATATATCGCTTTTCCGTGAGGAGCAGAAAATCTGCATTTTCGCTACTTTCATGGAGAAACTGTACAGTAGTGCAAGGGTTGCACAGCCAACCAGAACTCACCGTTTCATAGCGCACCTGAAAAACCGCGGAAAGCTTTTACGTTGCTACACGCAAAACATCGACGGCCTGGAAGAGAATCTAGGTCTCGAGATGTCGTCCGAGAGGGACTGCGATACCAGCATGGCTAATCAGTGGAGGaaccttgatgttgtcCAATTGCACGGAGACCTAAATAGGCTGAGCTGCACTcaatgcttcaaaacctttaATTGGAACAGAGGTCTCTCACGCTGCCTGCGAAGTGGGCAGCTGCCGAGCTGCCCGCGCTGTGAGGACTCTAGCACGCAGCGCAGTTTAATGGGCAAGAGAAACACAGGGTCGATCGGTCTTCTGAGGCCCAATATTGTGCTATATGGCGAGAACCACCCCAGCTGCGAGTTCATCACACAAGGGCTCAATCTTGATATCGCACGAGGAAGGCcagacttgtttttcatAATGGGAACTAGTCTCAAAGTCGACGGCGTCAAGAAGCTCGTCAGAAATTTTAGCAAACAAGTCCATGATCGCAACGGCCTTGTGGTTCTCATAAACAAAACAAGGATAGGAGATTGCAACTGGCACGGGATAATAGATTATCAGATCCTTTCAGACTGCGACGCCTGGGTCGACCACCTGAAGGAAGATATCcctgagtttttcaagacgCAGCAACAGGTTGAAAAGGCCAGACAACTCAAGAGAGAGAATAGCATACTTCGTAAAAGGCAGCGAGAAGAGAGGAAGCTAACGCCTCCGTCGACGCCAAGCAGGAAGAAAGCAACTGCTCAGAAAAGCGTCAAGAGCGAGATACACAAATCTAACGATGGCGCGTCGACACCCGAGGATTCGTGCCCCACGCTGTTTACTAAAGGAGAGAGAACTAGTCAAGAGAGTGTTCTCTTGAAACTACAAATTGAAGATCAGAAGTCAGAGCCCTTGAGTCTACTGGATGCGAGTTCCTTGCCTTCTCTTGGAGGAGATAATTCGATGTCCAATCACACGGACACCACAATTGAAGACGACCCAACCGACATAGATGAAGACTTACCTATTTCTTCATACTCCACGTTATCTCGCAAGCAGACTGTGTAA
- the SFC1 gene encoding Sfc1p (highly similar to uniprot|P33303 Saccharomyces cerevisiae YJR095W SFC1 Mitochondrial succinate-fumarate transporter transports succinate into and fumarate out of the mitochondrion required for ethanol and acetate utilization) gives MSSRKNSSHPAINLVAGGTAGLFEALCCHPLDTIKVRMQIYSRAQEIAEHARRAPGFVSTARDIARQEGFLAFYKGLGAVVIGIIPKMAIRFTSYEFFRTLLADPGSGAVSTGNTFLAGVGAGITEAVLVVNPMEVVKIRLQAQHVRYVPLAAELAGAASPHTASLAGASTATANVPAAPKYRNAIQAAFVIVKEEGPRALYRGVSLTAARQATNQGANFTVYSTLKTRLQEYHQTDMLPSWETSLIGLLSGAVGPFSNAPLDTIKTRLQKDKSVSKDSGWARIVAIGRQLIREEGFRALYKGITPRVMRVAPGQAVTFTVYELIREQLEGLAASRKLATS, from the coding sequence ATGTCTTCTCGCAAAAACTCGTCGCACCCGGCCATCAACCTCGTCGCCGGCGGTACCGCGGGCCTCTTCGAAGCGCTCTGCTGCCACCCGCTCGACACAATCAAGGTGCGGATGCAGATCTACTCGCGCGCACAGGAAATCGCAGAGCacgcgcggcgcgcgcccgGGTTCGTGTCCACGGCGCGCGACATCGCGCGGCAGGAGGGCTTTCTCGCGTTCTACAAGGGCCTGGGCGCGGTGGTGATCGGGATCATCCCCAAGATGGCGATCCGGTTCACGTCGTATGAGTTCTTCCGCACGCTGCTGGCGGACCCCGGGTCCGGGGCCGTGTCGACGGGCAACACGTTCCTGGCGGGCGTCGGCGCAGGCATCACGGAGGCCGTGCTCGTCGTGAACCCCATGGAGGTGGTCAAGATCCGGCTCCAGGCGCAGCACGTGCGCTACGTGCCGCTGGCCGCGGAGCTCGCGGGCGCGGCCTCGCCGCACACCGCGTCGCTCGCCGGCGCGTCCACGGCCACGGCCAACGTGCCCGCGGCGCCCAAGTACCGCAACGCGATCCAGGCCGCGTTCGTCATCGTCAAGGAGGAGGGTCCGCGCGCGCTGTACCGCGGCGTGTCGCTGACCGCGGCGCGCCAGGCCACCAACCAGGGCGCCAACTTCACCGTGTACTCGACGCTCAAGACCCGCCTGCAGGAGTACCACCAGACCGACATGCTGCCCTCGTGGGAGACCTCGCTGATCGGGCTTCTCTCGGGCGCTGTCGGGCCCTTCTCCAACGCCCCGCTCGACACCATCAAGACCCGCCTGCAGAAGGACAAGTCCGTGTCCAAGGACTCTGGCTGGGCCCGCATCGTTGCCATTGGCCGCCAGTTGATACGAGAGGAGGGCTTCCGCGCCTTGTACAAGGGCATCACGCCGCGGGTCATGCGCGTCGCGCCGGGCCAGGCCGTCACCTTCACCGTCTACGAGCTCATCCGCGAGCAGCTGGAGGGCCTGGCGGCGTCGCGCAAGCTGGCTACGAGCTAG
- the RPL43B gene encoding 60S ribosomal protein eL43 (highly similar to uniprot|P49631 Saccharomyces cerevisiae YPR043W RPL43A Protein and to YJR094W-A uniprot|P49631 Saccharomyces cerevisiae YJR094W-A RPL43B Protein, components of the large (60S) ribosomal subunit) codes for MAKRTKKVGITGKYGVRYGSSLRRQVKKLEIQQHSRYDCSFCGKKTVKRGAAGIWTCSSCKKTVAGGAYTVSTAAAATVRSTIRRLRDMAEA; via the coding sequence GGCTaagagaacaaagaagGTTGGTATCACCGGTAAGTACGGTGTGCGTTAcggttcttctttgagaagacaggtcaagaagctggaaattCAACAGCACTCCAGATACGACTGCTCCTTCTGCGGTAAGAAGACCGTCAAGAGAGGCGCCGCTGGTATCTGGacctgctccagctgcAAGAAGACCGTCGCCGGTGGTGCGTACACCGTCTccaccgccgccgccgccactGTCAGATCCACCATCAGAAGATTGAGGGACATGGCCGAGGCCTAA
- a CDS encoding KLTH0G05764p (no similarity) translates to MRAECRRKDVTSVEPSTKQAVARAPDPRRIWACGSGAGRTAGRPSECMRASDGAPVSRRRRARGARRSSWMVTDVHVCITCAQEALDESPSAFLLSNRRYNISTARASEGPLRSTLARARCFPKANRGAVDFVYGDSDYKGAVTNVFVYFRPFAPGTHVFKIASQLVFQKMIYKICGFLRKLWA, encoded by the coding sequence ATGCGCGCAGAATGTCGTAGGAAAGATGTAACAAGCGTGGAACCGTCGACAAAGCAGGCCGTAGCCCGCGCGCCGGACCCTCGACGCATCTGGGCCTGCGGGAGCGGGGCTGGAAGAACGGCGGGGAGACCGAGCGAGTGCATGCGGGCGAGCGATGGTGCGCCGGTGAGTCGCCGAAGGCGAGCTCGTGGTGCGCGACGATCGTCGTGGATGGTGACAGACGTGCACGTATgtatcacgtgcgcgcAAGAGGCGTTGGACGAGAGTCCGTCAGCTTTCCTACTCTCAAACCGGCGCTACAACATTTCTACTGCGCGGGCCTCCGAGGGCCCTCTACGAAGCACGCTAGCGCGCGCTAGATGTTTCCCCAAAGCGAACCGAGGAGCCGTTGATTTTGTATACGGCGACTCGGATTATAAAGGGGCTGTAACTAACGTTTTCGTCTACTTCCGGCCATTTGCGCCAGGTACACATGTCTTCAAGATCGCGTCCCAGCTGGTATTCCAGAAGATGATTTATAAAATATGTGGTTTTTTAAGAAAGTTGTGGGCGTGA
- a CDS encoding KLTH0G05742p (conserved hypothetical protein), with the protein MMKTADEVKFENNEAANRSKSRLAGILRSFSSAGSYSKRKVPTISNPRAEFPFAKPNLSAKRDRVFLDVLQDYLPNEPAQSAGSAARSRFLNIYRGEIVQLLEPAPNNLVKVRLVNRLGQGLVPARCVAVNVELTPSKMAQQGSQEDLEVSEPGSPTLSQKLESEPETESESESPKPQAPASGLNAVEKCQVVGIHMWENRILYRIDCIMRSGHRRALSRFYQDFYSLQLQLRDRMVEEGIEDPQEVLPGLPSPSRKVDDSKVTNRLDVFNEYLHQIISSEHISQSIKRDVVLDKWLSLRPGDLVKTQRGSLYKVNEAASESREDFTWESLDPSTSIDALDRDLSPLPTDWNLGALGGPKAKPPIPRAPSLTDMPVRRKPLMKLSADSAPTTPITNTLAKCLTPTSAPPSPEQVGTDHVKVKILHKDDCYAAKCTLSELESYEKLDSLCRSKLKSCLTSADCPLTISYVNDKKEPLELSREIFDDVLPKLVLAASGSIVTKLTFRVVAA; encoded by the coding sequence ATGATGAAAACCGCCGACGAGGTGAAAttcgaaaacaatgaagCCGCGAATCGTAGCAAATCGCGGCTGGCAGGGATTCTCCGGTCGTTCAGTAGCGCGGGATCGTACTCGAAACGCAAGGTGCCCACGATCTCGAACCCACGGGCCGAGTTCCCCTTCGCCAAGCCGAACCTCTCCGCGAAGCGCGATCGCGTGTTCCTGGACGTCCTGCAGGACTACCTGCCGAACGAGCCCGCGCAGAGCGCGGGCTCCGCCGCCAGATCGCGCTTCCTCAATATCTACCGCGGCGAGATAGTGCAGCTGCTTGAGCCCGCACCCAATAACCTGGTCAAGGTCCGCCTCGTCAACCGCCTGGGCCAGGGTCTCGTGCCCGCGCGCTGCGTCGCGGTCAATGTGGAACTCACGCCTTCCAAGATGGCCCAACAGGGCTCCCAGGAGGACCTCGAGGTCAGCGAGCCGGGCTCGCCCACGCTCTCGCAGAAGTTGGAGTCTGAACCGGAAACCGAATCTGAGTCTGAGTCTCCTAAGCCACAGGCTCCGGCGTCCGGCTTGAACGCTGTCGAAAAGTGCCAGGTGGTGGGCATACACATGTGGGAGAACCGTATCCTGTACCGCATCGACTGCATCATGAGGTCCGGCCACCGCCGTGCTTTGTCGCGATTCTACCAAGACTTTTATTCCTTGCAGCTCCAGCTGCGGGACCGCATGGTGGAAGAAGGCATTGAGGATCCCCAGGAGGTGCTCCCCGGACTTCCATCGCCCTCCAGGAAGGTCGACGATTCGAAGGTCACCAACAGATTGGACGTCTTCAACGAATACCTGCATCAGATCATAAGCTCCGAGCATATCTCCCAGTCCATTAAGCGCGATGTCGTTCTGGATAAGTGGCTATCTCTGAGACCGGGCGACTTGGTCAAGACACAGCGTGGCTCTCTATACAAAGTGAATGAGGCTGCCTCAGAAAGCCGCGAAGATTTCACTTGGGAGTCTCTGGACCCATCCACCAGCATCGACGCGCTAGACCGCGACTTGTCGCCTTTGCCCACGGATTGGAACCTAGGCGCTCTAGGGGGGCCAAAAGCGAAACCGCCAATTCCACGCGCACCCTCTTTGACCGATATGCCCGTAAGGCGCAAGCCCCTCATGAAGCTCTCTGCAGACTCCGCGCCCACAACGCCTATCACAAACACGCTTGCCAAGTGTCTGACCCCAACATCCGCGCCGCCTTCTCCCGAGCAAGTCGGCACTGACCACGTCAAGGTGAAAATTCTCCACAAGGATGACTGCTACGCCGCAAAATGCACTCTTTCGGAGCTTGAATCATATGAAAAGCTGGACTCTCTATGTCGCTCCAAGCTTAAGAGCTGCCTAACCAGCGCGGACTGTCCCCTCACAATTTCATATGTCAatgacaagaaagagcCTTTGGAGTTGTCGCGAGAGATATTTGATGACGTGCTGCCGAAGCTAGTGCTTGCCGCTAGTGGAAGCATAGTCACAAAACTCACTTTTCGCGTGGTAGCCGCATAA